One part of the Halopenitus persicus genome encodes these proteins:
- a CDS encoding histidine kinase N-terminal 7TM domain-containing protein: MVGVATLPWPAIGSVAAGIGSLALIRYVLDHRGTPGANWFIAVLLAQAVWCLGYGAGLFVFDPRSRLAFEAVVWLGIVWTGLTFLAFALEYTGRGDVVRGTGYGAFAAFGVVTTVLTVTNPLHGAMWSGFGLDPVLGVATVTYAIGAWGYLTLGVATLSVVGAVVLLVDTLLSYGPLYRREAAAVALSSIPPGIALLAWAFGVGPVPQLNLAPVMFLPHVALDAYAFGRADLFERNPTTIRTAERTAIDDLADPIAIVDLDERVVRLNAAAAATFGGADGSPLDRQLTAVVGADVDLTSAAEGGTIEHRVGGRDRTFAVSVSRLRDPAETHVGYTVVFTDVTEQERRRQQLEVLNRILRHNLRNDAGVVHGYAELLVGRVDADDRRMADAIERRAGALAALGEKARTVETLIDGEPSRRLSVDGLVRSAVADVRDRDRLDTAELDTADVGVSVTVNGPANDGGDGTANGEADVRIEGEFREAALTAAVTNLVENAIRHHDGNGSERPDGSPWVRVTVALDGDDVVVTVADDGPGIPDHELETIAAGEETALEHGSGLGLWIVHWASDALGGTVTYTDRSPRGTRAELRLPGGKDDPRR; the protein is encoded by the coding sequence TGCGACGCTGCCGTGGCCGGCGATCGGGTCGGTAGCCGCCGGAATCGGCAGCCTCGCGCTGATCCGATACGTGCTCGACCATCGCGGAACGCCCGGTGCGAACTGGTTCATCGCGGTGCTGCTCGCCCAGGCGGTCTGGTGTCTCGGCTACGGGGCCGGCCTGTTCGTCTTCGATCCCCGATCGCGACTGGCGTTCGAGGCGGTCGTCTGGCTCGGGATCGTCTGGACCGGGCTCACGTTTCTGGCGTTCGCGCTCGAGTACACCGGCCGCGGGGACGTCGTTCGCGGGACGGGCTACGGCGCGTTCGCCGCCTTCGGGGTCGTGACAACGGTGCTGACCGTGACGAACCCGCTTCACGGCGCGATGTGGTCCGGGTTCGGTCTCGACCCGGTCCTCGGCGTCGCGACGGTCACGTACGCGATCGGCGCGTGGGGCTATCTGACGCTCGGCGTCGCGACGCTGTCGGTCGTGGGCGCCGTAGTCCTGCTCGTCGACACGCTGCTGAGCTACGGGCCGCTGTATCGGCGGGAGGCCGCCGCCGTCGCGCTGAGTTCGATCCCGCCGGGGATCGCCCTGTTGGCGTGGGCGTTCGGTGTCGGTCCGGTGCCCCAGCTCAACCTGGCACCCGTGATGTTCCTTCCGCACGTCGCGCTCGACGCGTACGCGTTCGGGCGGGCCGACCTCTTCGAGCGGAATCCGACGACGATCCGGACGGCCGAGCGGACCGCGATCGACGACCTGGCCGACCCGATCGCGATCGTCGACCTGGACGAGCGGGTCGTCCGACTGAACGCCGCCGCCGCCGCGACCTTCGGGGGTGCCGACGGGTCGCCGCTGGACCGGCAGTTGACGGCGGTCGTGGGCGCCGACGTCGACCTCACAAGCGCTGCTGAAGGCGGGACGATCGAGCACCGGGTCGGCGGCCGGGACCGGACGTTCGCGGTGTCGGTGTCTCGACTTCGTGACCCGGCGGAAACGCACGTGGGATACACCGTGGTGTTCACCGACGTCACCGAGCAGGAGCGGCGGCGCCAGCAGCTCGAGGTGCTCAACCGGATCCTGCGCCACAACCTCCGGAACGACGCCGGGGTGGTCCACGGGTACGCGGAGCTGCTCGTCGGCCGCGTGGACGCGGACGACCGCCGGATGGCCGACGCGATCGAGCGGCGCGCCGGCGCCCTCGCGGCGCTGGGCGAGAAGGCCCGCACCGTCGAGACGCTGATCGACGGCGAGCCGTCACGCCGGCTCTCGGTCGACGGTCTGGTTCGGTCGGCCGTCGCGGACGTTCGGGACCGGGACCGACTCGACACGGCGGAACTCGACACGGCGGACGTGGGCGTCTCGGTGACGGTGAACGGCCCGGCGAACGATGGGGGTGACGGGACCGCGAACGGCGAAGCGGACGTCAGGATCGAGGGGGAGTTCCGGGAGGCGGCCCTGACGGCGGCGGTGACGAACCTCGTGGAGAACGCGATCCGCCATCACGACGGGAACGGAAGCGAGCGTCCGGACGGCAGTCCGTGGGTCCGCGTGACCGTCGCTCTCGACGGTGACGACGTCGTGGTGACCGTCGCGGACGACGGGCCGGGGATCCCCGACCACGAGCTCGAGACGATCGCGGCCGGGGAGGAGACGGCGCTCGAACACGGGTCGGGGCTGGGGTTGTGGATCGTCCACTGGGCCAGCGACGCCCTCGGCGGGACGGTCACTTATACGGACCGATCGCCGCGGGGGACGCGCGCCGAGCTCCGTCTGCCGGGCGGGAAGGACGATCCGAGGCGGTAA
- a CDS encoding DNA polymerase sliding clamp: MFKAIVSASTLQDALGSVSVLVDECKIRLNEEELAIRAVDPANVGMVDLSLEAAAFESYEADGGVIGVNLARLQDIAGMANSGDLVHLELDEETRKLHIEIDGLSYTLALIDPDSIRQEPDIPELDLPAEIVLEGAQIDRGITAADMVSDHIRLRVDEAAEAFSIEAEGDTDDVDLKLERDDLIDLTAGPADSLFSLDYLKDMNKAIPKDAEVVVELGEEFPVKLHYSFAEGLGNVTFMLAPRIQSE; encoded by the coding sequence ATGTTCAAGGCCATCGTGAGTGCGTCGACGCTCCAGGACGCGCTCGGTTCGGTGAGCGTGTTGGTTGACGAGTGCAAGATCCGCCTGAACGAGGAGGAGCTCGCAATCCGCGCCGTCGACCCCGCGAACGTCGGGATGGTGGACCTCTCGCTTGAGGCCGCCGCCTTCGAGTCCTACGAGGCCGACGGGGGCGTCATCGGCGTCAACCTCGCGCGTCTGCAGGACATCGCCGGGATGGCCAACTCCGGGGACCTCGTCCACCTCGAGCTCGACGAGGAGACCCGCAAGCTTCACATCGAGATCGACGGGCTCTCCTACACCCTCGCGCTGATCGATCCGGACTCGATCCGTCAGGAGCCGGACATCCCCGAGCTCGACCTCCCTGCGGAGATCGTCCTGGAGGGCGCCCAGATCGACCGCGGCATCACCGCCGCGGATATGGTCTCGGACCACATCCGGCTCCGCGTCGACGAGGCCGCCGAGGCCTTCTCGATCGAGGCCGAGGGCGACACCGACGACGTCGATCTGAAACTGGAGCGTGACGACCTCATCGACCTCACGGCCGGTCCCGCCGACTCGCTGTTCTCGCTGGACTACCTCAAGGACATGAACAAGGCCATTCCCAAGGACGCCGAGGTCGTCGTCGAGCTCGGCGAGGAGTTCCCGGTCAAGCTTCACTACTCCTTCGCCGAGGGCCTGGGCAACGTGACGTTCATGCTCGCGCCCCGGATCCAGAGCGAGTAA
- the arcD gene encoding arginine/ornithine antiporter ArcD, translated as MAPAFTPTTYEELPADRRPSFRLALVPVLAVVAFLGIGSAVLGLDPHAPLLWSIVFVAGIGRYLGYEWEELFEGVSNGLLMGIQALLILFVIYALIATWIASGTIPGLMYYGLSFLTPSVFLPVAAVLSAVVAFSIGSSWTTVGTLGVAFVGIGAGLGVPAPMTVGAVLSGAYAGDKQSPLSDTTNLAAGVTNTDLYAHIRRMRLGTAIAFGIAIVAFGVLGLQAAGTIPADRLAEIQGALAGTYHLSPLVFVPLAVTFGLALRGHPALPSLVAGAFTGVATAILLQGTGFVAAWEVFMSGTAPETGSDLVNDLLAAGGLTGSAWTITVVVAALSLGGVLERTGVLAVLAHGLTGAVQESGSLIAGTGVSAILINALTAQQYMSIVLPGVTLRNLYAEFDLDGDQLSRAVEAAGTPTGALLPWHAGGVYMASVTGVPTLEYAPFYLFGFLSPLVLFAMVLGGIDVPRTTRTSGPAGGSPAPTPNDD; from the coding sequence ATGGCACCAGCGTTCACCCCGACCACCTACGAGGAGCTGCCGGCGGACAGGCGGCCGTCCTTCCGGCTCGCGCTCGTTCCGGTCCTCGCGGTGGTCGCGTTTCTCGGAATCGGGTCGGCCGTGCTCGGCCTGGACCCGCACGCACCCCTGCTGTGGAGCATCGTTTTCGTCGCCGGGATCGGCCGCTATCTCGGCTACGAGTGGGAGGAGCTCTTCGAGGGCGTCTCGAACGGCCTGCTGATGGGCATTCAGGCGCTGTTGATCCTCTTCGTCATCTACGCGCTCATCGCGACGTGGATCGCGTCCGGGACGATCCCCGGGCTGATGTACTACGGGCTGTCGTTTCTCACCCCGTCGGTCTTCCTTCCGGTCGCCGCCGTCCTCTCGGCGGTCGTCGCCTTCTCGATCGGCTCCTCCTGGACCACGGTCGGGACCCTCGGCGTCGCCTTCGTCGGGATCGGCGCCGGGCTCGGCGTGCCCGCGCCGATGACCGTCGGCGCGGTGCTCTCGGGCGCGTACGCCGGCGACAAGCAGTCGCCGCTGTCGGACACGACGAACCTCGCCGCCGGCGTGACGAACACCGACCTGTACGCCCACATCCGGCGGATGCGGCTCGGCACCGCCATCGCGTTCGGGATCGCGATCGTCGCGTTCGGGGTTCTCGGTCTCCAGGCTGCGGGGACCATCCCCGCCGACCGGCTCGCCGAGATCCAGGGGGCACTGGCGGGTACCTACCACCTCTCGCCGCTCGTCTTCGTCCCCCTCGCGGTCACCTTCGGCCTGGCGCTGCGCGGCCACCCGGCGCTGCCGTCGCTCGTCGCCGGCGCCTTCACCGGGGTCGCCACCGCGATCCTCCTGCAGGGGACCGGCTTCGTCGCCGCCTGGGAGGTCTTCATGTCCGGGACGGCCCCGGAGACGGGCAGCGACCTGGTGAACGACCTCCTCGCCGCCGGCGGGCTCACCGGCTCCGCGTGGACGATCACCGTGGTCGTCGCCGCGCTGTCGCTCGGCGGCGTCCTCGAGCGAACCGGGGTCCTCGCCGTCCTCGCACACGGACTCACCGGCGCGGTTCAGGAGTCCGGCAGCCTGATCGCCGGCACCGGCGTCTCGGCGATCCTCATCAACGCGCTCACGGCCCAGCAGTACATGAGCATCGTCCTTCCCGGCGTGACGCTGCGGAACCTCTACGCCGAGTTCGACCTCGACGGCGACCAGCTCTCGCGGGCCGTCGAGGCGGCCGGGACGCCCACCGGCGCGCTGCTCCCCTGGCACGCCGGCGGCGTGTATATGGCCTCGGTGACGGGCGTCCCCACCCTCGAGTACGCGCCGTTCTACCTGTTCGGTTTCCTCTCGCCGCTCGTTCTGTTCGCGATGGTGCTCGGCGGGATCGACGTCCCGCGGACGACGCGAACTTCCGGGCCCGCCGGCGGCTCGCCGGCGCCGACCCCGAACGACGACTGA